The genomic region TTTTGTTTCACTAATAACTTCTAAAGTTATTTTATTCCCTATCTTTTCAGGATTAAAAGCTTTAATACCTTTAATAACCTGACTACCGTTTCTATATAATGAATCTCCACTAAAACTGTATACTATACCATCAATATCTATACTACCAGTGGATACGTTAATATTACTATTATCTGCTCTTCGGATTTCTCGAGTAATATCTCTTATAGCACTTCGTACGTTTGATTGATTATTTACATTATATGTTTGTGTATAATAGCCTTTTATACTATAAGAAAAAATGGAGTATCCAACTATCATAATAATACTTAGTAGTGCTAGTACAATCATCATTTCAAGTAAAGTTAATCCTTTATTGTTTTTGACTGTCAACCTCATTCTTCACCCTACCTTCATAAATACCCTCTATTTCAAAGCCCACTATAACCTAAAGTTAATATTACTTTAGTATTAATCATGCCAAATTAAAAGTGTTTCCATTTGAGCCTCTAAATTGCTCTCAGAAGTATCTGAATAAACCTTTACTAGAACTTTAACTCGGTTAGTTTGAGTACTAATTTTTTTATAAATCCAGTAGTCTCCATTATAAAGGTCCCAATCTCGTTCTTCACCATCTGCAGGGGCAGGAACTGTGACATCTTTACTCTGATTATACATTTCTTCAATTACCCTTTGTGCAACATAAGTTGCATCAATAGTATTAGCTGATTTATTAATAACAAAAGCTGATTTAGTTAGTATTGTAAAAAAAGGTATTATAATAATACTTAGTATCGCGAAAGAAACCAATATTTCGACAAGTGTCATTCCTATTTGATTTGATATATAATCCTTTGATTTGACTAGTTTCATATAACAGAATACCTCTTTTCTTATTACTTTATTCCAAAAAAATCCTTCATATAATTTAATTCATGCTTTAGTGTCTGTTATACCAATTATTTCCAGAATTTATCATACATATCTTTAGATTAAGCTGATATACCTAAAACTTAAGCTATATTTACTGTAATTATAAAACTTATAAACCTATTTCTTTAAAGTAAATTACTCTCAAAGTTATAATAAAACGGCTTAAGATAAATTTAAGTCCCAAGCCGCTATTATTATATTTTTAATTATGTGTAATCTAAAACACCACATAAATTCACAAAAATTATTTCAATTTGCACTGCTACATATTTAGATGTCTAATCATGTTTATTTCAGTGTTATGCACTTAAGTAGATATCTATTATAAGTGTACTTGAACCCAACTCCCTATGGTGTTACTGTTATTACTCCATCAGCAGTAACATTTACTGTACGTGTACTCGTGCCAGCTAAAGGTTTTACTGCAACTAAGTTAGTAATTCTTGAATCTGCCTCAGTTAGTGCCGTTCCTGTGCCTGCAGTAGTAACAGTATAAGTTCCGTTAGTTTGTACAACTACCGCTACTGGTCCTATTAAACTACCTTCGGCCATAGCTACAGTAATCGCATTACCGATTAGAGCAGCATATTGCCTGTCTGCACCATCAGTGGCTTTCTGTCTGAATCCTGTAAATCTCGGAACAGCAATTCCCGCCAAAATACCTAAAATAGCAATAACTACGATAAGTTCGATAAGAGTGAAGCCTTTTTTGTTTTTAATTTTCTTTCCAATAAATTGAATCATTTTTGAATCCTCCTTTGTTTTTTTGTTTTGTTTTTTTTGTTTTTTGTCTTTTTTATTCTTTATTCTTTATATATACAAACCACATTCCTTATCCATATTATCTATATAGTATTTTAGTAACTTTAGGATTTGGGAATATGAGTTAGTATCATGTTTGGTGTTACTGTACTGTTTGCATCATATCAAACATTGGTAATACCATAGCTATAACTATAAATCCAATTATAATTGCCATAAATACTATCATAATTGGCTCTAGCATAGTAGTCATCTTACTAATAGCAAAATCTACTTCTTCATCATAAAAGTTAGCTGTTTTATCTAGAATTTCATCTAATGTTCCGGACTCCTCTCCTATACGAATCATGTTATCTAACATTGGAGGGAAGAGACCTGTTTGCTTAATTGGTGTCGCTATATCTGCTCCCTTTTGAATATCTTCCATTGCTTTCATGATACCTTCAGCTGCATACCTATTACCAACTGAATTTGCTACATTTTCTAAAGATTGTAATAATGGAATACCACTTATAAGTAGAGTAGATAAAGTTCTTGAAAATCTAGCAGAAATTATTTTCTGGTTTAACTTGTTTATTAATGGAATGCTTAGTTTAAATTTATCAAATTCTAATCGTCCCTCTTCACTATTTACAAATCGTTTCACACCATAGAATAATGCGAGTGATACTATAATAAATACGTACCAATATGCCTTAATTGCTTCGCTAAAAGATAAAAGCATTCTAGTCGGCAAAGGTAAAGCTACACCACTACTTTGAAACATACTAAGAAAGGTAGGCATAACAAAGGTTAATAGAAAAATCACAGTCACAGCAGAAACTAAACTTAAAATAATTGGGTATATCATTGCACCTTTAACTTTATTCTGAATTTTATTTTCCTTTTCATAATGAGTAGATAATCTGTCCATAACAATATCTAAACTTCCACTCACTTCCCCAGCTGCAACCATATATGTCATAAGTTGAGGAAAAACCACTGGATGCTTCTTTAGAGCTTCAGAAAAAGTAAGGCCTTTTTGAACATCTTCGTAAACTTCACCTACTGCTTTTTTTAGTTTCTTATTCTCTACTTGCTGCCTAAGAATGTCTAGACATTGTATTATTGTAATACCTGAATTTAGCATTGTATAAAACTGCCTACAAAACACTGCTATATCTTTAGTTTTAACTTTACTTAACAGTTGAAAATCTCTAATATCTTTCGACACAGACTCCTGAATTGACACAGGATAGTTTTGGTTTTCCTTTAGCATCATAACTACTTCATTTTTTGATTTAGCAGTATATGTGCCTTCAATATTCTCTCCCCTTACACTAACCGCTTTATATTGGTATACAGGCATATCTTCACCTCCTGCGAAATTACTTGTCTAGAAAAAAAGTTGCTTTCTAACATACTCTGTGTCGACGGCGTAGAATAGAGCAGTTTCTTTAGAAATAATCATATCCCTATATAGTTCTATTAAAGAGTGATCCATTGTCTTCATGCCAAATTTAACACCTGTTTGAATTGAAGCCTGTATTAAATGAGTTTTACCTTCACGAATTAAATTTCGAATTGCATCATTTGCTACCATAACCTCAATAGCAGCAACTCGGCCACTTTCATCTTTTCTAGGTAGTAACTGTTGAGACACCACACCTTCTAAAACTGACGCAAGCTGTATTCTTATATGTTGCTGTTGGTGGGGCGGAAATACATCAATTATCCTATCTATTGTTTTAGCAGCTCCAAGTGTATGTAACGTAGATAATACTAAGTGTCCTGTTTCAGCAGCAGTAATCGCAATAGATATAGTTTCTAAATCTCTCATCTCTCCAACTAAAATAACATCAGGATCTTGCCTTAAAGCGGATCTTAAACCATTTGCAAAACTAAAAGTATCTGAACCAATTTCTCTTTGATTTACTAGACTTTTATTATGTCTGTGTAAATACTCTATTGGGTCCTCCAAGGTCAATATGTGACACTTTCTCTCTGAATTTATTAAATCAATCATAGAAGCTAGAGTTGTTGTTTTACCACTTCCAGTTGGACCAGTAGCTAGTATAAGTCCCCTGGTTTTTCTAGATAAATCCCTTAATACATCAGGTAGTCCTAACTCATCAAATGATGGTATTTGCGAGTGAATTACCCTCATTGCAATTGTATAGCTGCCCCTCTGTTTATAGACATTTACCCTAAATCTACCTCTTCCAGGAGTAGAAATAGACAAGTCTAACTCTCCCTTTTCTTCTAATCTTTTTTGTTGTTCCTCATTTAATAATTGTTTTGCAATTATATCCGTATCTTGTGCAATGAGTTTAGTTTCTCCAATGGGCACTAACTGTCCATTAATTCTAATAGTTGGAGGTACCCCAACGGTAATATGTAAATCAGAACTCTTAGATTCCATTGTTTTGTCCATCAGTTCGTATATATCAATCACCATTAACTCCTCCTAATCTAAGCTAAAGGTTACTTTTAAAAGTTCATCAGTTGTGGTAACCCCTTCTAAAACAAGTCTAGTTGCATTTTCCCTTAGTGTAACCATACCTTGTTCAACGGCCATTCTTTTTATTACATCTGCAGTATCTTTATTATCAATTAGCGATTTAATAGCTTTATTTATTGGCATAATTTCATGAATAGCTGTACGACCTTTATACCCTGTTTGATTACAATAATTACACCCTGACCCTTTATAAAGGGTTGGATTGTGATCCAAATTTAATAATTCTTTTTCGTTGTTTCCACCTTCATAGGATACCTTACAGTTACTACAAATCTTCTTAATGAGCCTTTGTGCAATTATACCTACAACAGATGTAGATATTAGGTAAGGTTCTATTCCCATATCTATTAATCTAGTTACTGTAGAGGCCGTGTCGTTAGTATGAAGTGTGCTTAAAACCAAGTGTCCAGTAATAGCTGCTCTAACAGCAATTTGTGCAGTTTCAGTGTCTCGAATTTCACCAATCATTACAATATCAGGGTCTTGTCTTAGTATAGCTCTTAAACCATTAGCAAAAGTAAGACCAGCTTTAACATTTACTTGAGTCTGATTAATTCCTTCTAAACGATACTCCACCGGGTCTTCAACTGTAATAATGTTTTTATCTACCTTATTTAGTTCCTTAAGTACTGCATACAAAGTAGTTGTCTTTCCACTGCCCGTAGGGCCTGTAACTAAAAAGATACCATGTGGGTTTTGAATTATATTATCAAAGGATTTTAAATTCTCATCTAAAAATCCTAATTGATTCTTAGATAACACTACCCCACTTCTATCTAATAATCGTATAACTATTTTTTCCCCATGTACCGTTGGCAATATTGAAATTCTCAAATCGATATCTTTTCCTTCTATACTCGTTTCCACTCTACCATCTTGAGGAATTCTCTTCTCAGCTATATCCATCTTACCCATGATTTTAATCCTGGTAACTATAGGAGAGTGGCTTGACTTAGCCAGACTCATAACTTCCTGTAAATCCCCATCTATCCTAAAGCGAACTCTTAAATTTCTTTCTCCCGGCTCTATATGAATATCACTAGCTGATGATTTTACTGCCTGGCTTATTATTGAGTTTACTAACTTTACAACGGGTGAGTTTTTTATTTGATTTAAGATTTCTTCATCATAATCATCTATTGATTCTATATTAAAGTTTTCTTGAAATTCTTCTAAAGCCTGTTCAGCAGTTTCTTTTTCATAGTAAACTGAGATAGTATTCAGGATGTCATTTCGAGTTGCAATTACAGGCTCAACATCAAAACCAGTTGCTATTTTAATATCATCTAAAGCAAATATATTTAATGGGTCCGCCATAGCAACTACTAGTTTTCCCCTATCCTTTTTTATAGGTATAAGGGTGTGACGACGAGCTAATTTTTCACTAATCAATCTAGGAATTTCTGGCTCAATATAATAGTTATCGAGTATAACATGTGGTATACCTAGTTGAAATTCTAGTACCTCTATGAGCGCTTTTTCAGTTATATACTTCCCTTTAATTAGGATTTCCCCGAGCTTTTCTCCGGTAGATTTCTGTAGCCTTAATGCTTCTTCCAGCTGCTCCTGAGTTATACTTTTTACATCTACTAACAAATCTCCGAGTCTTTTGTTTTTGAATTTCATTGAGAACAGCCCCCCGTAGGTGTACACATTATAATTTCTTAAAAGTCATAATAGTATATCGTTAATTTAAAGTATGCATTAAATAAATTGCTTCTGCCTTTGTAATATGCTTATCTAAGTTTTCTTGCCCTACAGAGTTAAATCCTCTTTCAGCACTAATTTTTTCAGCAACTTGCTTCCACTGAAAATCAGGGTTATTAAAAATGCTTTTTATTACTAGCTCAACTTCCGTATAGCTGATAGGTGCTTGTGGTCTTAAAGTATTATCTGTATACCCAATGATAAACCCACTATAAACACCTTTATATATTGCTTTTGCTATTGCATTCTCATAATTCCCAAGATTATTGTAATCCTCGTACTTAGATAGATCTACACTTTGTTCAGGCTCCGTCCATTTTAAAACCTTATCTAAAAGTAATATGAATTCTCCCCTAGTCATGCTTTCATTTGGATAGTAATTATTATCCTTATCCCCACGAATATAGTACATGGTACCATATATATCTATTTCCTTTTCAGCCCAGTGACCAATAATATCATTGAATTTTTTATATCTTCTATCAATTAATAATAGGGAGTCTCCAGCTCTATATATGTAGTTTGAACCTTCCCCTATAGATAAAGTGGATGTAAATGGGTCCAAATTTTTATTGTTTTTGTCTAAGTACCAGTGATATAGGCCTTCAGACCCTACACCATAAGGTAGTCTATAAAAATCTAAAGCTATAGTACCGTTTAATAGTCCATCTTCTTTACTACTAACTGTAAAATTATTGACTATAACCTTTTTTTGAAAACCCCATATTCTTTCTAGTAAACTATTTAATGCCTTATAGTTACCCTCATAGCTAATATTTATAGCTATTGCATCTATCGATGTATTGCCAAGAGTTTCTACCCGAGGTTGTGAAAAGGTTATTGAGGATACTTTAATGCCAGAACTATTTATAAAGTCCTGCAAAAGTAAAATTAATTCCTCTTGATTTATAAATGGGAAATAATTATTAGCTAAAATCTTAACCTTTTGACTTAAATCTTCAATGGTGCTATCTATTTGCTGTTCTGAATTATCTGTCCTCATGTAATCAGCTAGCTTTAACTCAGCCTCATTCATTTCCAACTTTTTAGCCTCTAGCTTTTCAAGTTGGGGTATTATTAAAAAAAAGTAATATATAGATAATAAAACCACTACAAATAGTAAAGTAACTGATTTCTTCTCCCTATTTGTTAATTTCATCCTATCTCACTTCCTTTACTTTAAATTGAATAGTAAAGTTATAGATGCCCTCATCTAGGTTAATAGAAGGAATAAATATATCTTCAAAAGCTTCAGTTAGTCTTAAATTATATTCAAATTCAGCTATAGAACTTTTATCCTTTGCATTTCCCTGAATAGTAATATTATCTTCGGATGCATTCATAGACTGAAAGAATAAATTTTCAGGGACAGTTCCAAAAACTTCGTTAATTAAAAGATCATTGATAATATCAAGACTGCTAATTCCCTGCTCAATGCTACTAACTAATTGTAATTGATTTCTCAGTGTACTTACTCTAGCTTCCTTTTCCCTTACTCTTTCCAACTTCAAAGTTGCTTCAGGACTTTGTAGTATTTCATAAATTGAAGAAATATCATTTGTCATATTAGTAATTCTTATATAATTAACAACTGGAATAGATACTAGTCCCATTGTTAGAATTATTGCTATGCCATAGAATATCTTTTGTTTTTTTTCTATGCCTCTTTGCTTGAAAACATAGGGTTCAAAAAAATTTATATCTCTCATTTTTATTCCCCCGATCTTCTTATTAGAGCTCCGATATTATTGATATAAGAAGCTAAGCTTATGGTACCTGCTTTATCAGTATTAAGATTACTTAAGTAATCTATTTTATAAGTAGGTATGTTAAACGCACCTTCTAAATATTTATCAATACCACCTAATTCACTACTGCCACCATAAATATAGATTTCATCAATCATGTTACCAGTATTTCGCGTAGTGTAGTACTTGAAAACTTTTTCTATTTCAGTCACCCAGTTATCAATGCTTGATTTAACAACGTTCATGAATCTAGACGCATATGAAAAATCCTCTAATTCCTTTTCTATATACCCCATATCTGTTGCTTCTGCTATATCCGTACTTGAAGCCGCTGTAAAATTATGTAATCCTTCATTTATATCTAAAATTTGTTTTTTCATTTTTTCTGCTTGTCCTAATGAAAAATCTAAGAA from Serpentinicella alkaliphila harbors:
- a CDS encoding type IV pilus modification PilV family protein, yielding MKLVKSKDYISNQIGMTLVEILVSFAILSIIIIPFFTILTKSAFVINKSANTIDATYVAQRVIEEMYNQSKDVTVPAPADGEERDWDLYNGDYWIYKKISTQTNRVKVLVKVYSDTSESNLEAQMETLLIWHD
- a CDS encoding S-layer homology domain-containing protein; translation: MKLTNREKKSVTLLFVVVLLSIYYFFLIIPQLEKLEAKKLEMNEAELKLADYMRTDNSEQQIDSTIEDLSQKVKILANNYFPFINQEELILLLQDFINSSGIKVSSITFSQPRVETLGNTSIDAIAINISYEGNYKALNSLLERIWGFQKKVIVNNFTVSSKEDGLLNGTIALDFYRLPYGVGSEGLYHWYLDKNNKNLDPFTSTLSIGEGSNYIYRAGDSLLLIDRRYKKFNDIIGHWAEKEIDIYGTMYYIRGDKDNNYYPNESMTRGEFILLLDKVLKWTEPEQSVDLSKYEDYNNLGNYENAIAKAIYKGVYSGFIIGYTDNTLRPQAPISYTEVELVIKSIFNNPDFQWKQVAEKISAERGFNSVGQENLDKHITKAEAIYLMHTLN
- a CDS encoding PilN domain-containing protein; this translates as MRDINFFEPYVFKQRGIEKKQKIFYGIAIILTMGLVSIPVVNYIRITNMTNDISSIYEILQSPEATLKLERVREKEARVSTLRNQLQLVSSIEQGISSLDIINDLLINEVFGTVPENLFFQSMNASEDNITIQGNAKDKSSIAEFEYNLRLTEAFEDIFIPSINLDEGIYNFTIQFKVKEVR
- a CDS encoding prepilin-type N-terminal cleavage/methylation domain-containing protein, coding for MRLTVKNNKGLTLLEMMIVLALLSIIMIVGYSIFSYSIKGYYTQTYNVNNQSNVRSAIRDITREIRRADNSNINVSTGSIDIDGIVYSFSGDSLYRNGSQVIKGIKAFNPEKIGNKITLEVISETKNNREFTLTTEIYLRE
- a CDS encoding type II secretion system F family protein translates to MPVYQYKAVSVRGENIEGTYTAKSKNEVVMMLKENQNYPVSIQESVSKDIRDFQLLSKVKTKDIAVFCRQFYTMLNSGITIIQCLDILRQQVENKKLKKAVGEVYEDVQKGLTFSEALKKHPVVFPQLMTYMVAAGEVSGSLDIVMDRLSTHYEKENKIQNKVKGAMIYPIILSLVSAVTVIFLLTFVMPTFLSMFQSSGVALPLPTRMLLSFSEAIKAYWYVFIIVSLALFYGVKRFVNSEEGRLEFDKFKLSIPLINKLNQKIISARFSRTLSTLLISGIPLLQSLENVANSVGNRYAAEGIMKAMEDIQKGADIATPIKQTGLFPPMLDNMIRIGEESGTLDEILDKTANFYDEEVDFAISKMTTMLEPIMIVFMAIIIGFIVIAMVLPMFDMMQTVQ
- a CDS encoding type IV pilus twitching motility protein PilT, whose translation is MDIYELMDKTMESKSSDLHITVGVPPTIRINGQLVPIGETKLIAQDTDIIAKQLLNEEQQKRLEEKGELDLSISTPGRGRFRVNVYKQRGSYTIAMRVIHSQIPSFDELGLPDVLRDLSRKTRGLILATGPTGSGKTTTLASMIDLINSERKCHILTLEDPIEYLHRHNKSLVNQREIGSDTFSFANGLRSALRQDPDVILVGEMRDLETISIAITAAETGHLVLSTLHTLGAAKTIDRIIDVFPPHQQQHIRIQLASVLEGVVSQQLLPRKDESGRVAAIEVMVANDAIRNLIREGKTHLIQASIQTGVKFGMKTMDHSLIELYRDMIISKETALFYAVDTEYVRKQLFF
- the gspE gene encoding type II secretion system ATPase GspE, with the translated sequence MKFKNKRLGDLLVDVKSITQEQLEEALRLQKSTGEKLGEILIKGKYITEKALIEVLEFQLGIPHVILDNYYIEPEIPRLISEKLARRHTLIPIKKDRGKLVVAMADPLNIFALDDIKIATGFDVEPVIATRNDILNTISVYYEKETAEQALEEFQENFNIESIDDYDEEILNQIKNSPVVKLVNSIISQAVKSSASDIHIEPGERNLRVRFRIDGDLQEVMSLAKSSHSPIVTRIKIMGKMDIAEKRIPQDGRVETSIEGKDIDLRISILPTVHGEKIVIRLLDRSGVVLSKNQLGFLDENLKSFDNIIQNPHGIFLVTGPTGSGKTTTLYAVLKELNKVDKNIITVEDPVEYRLEGINQTQVNVKAGLTFANGLRAILRQDPDIVMIGEIRDTETAQIAVRAAITGHLVLSTLHTNDTASTVTRLIDMGIEPYLISTSVVGIIAQRLIKKICSNCKVSYEGGNNEKELLNLDHNPTLYKGSGCNYCNQTGYKGRTAIHEIMPINKAIKSLIDNKDTADVIKRMAVEQGMVTLRENATRLVLEGVTTTDELLKVTFSLD
- a CDS encoding type II secretion system protein; the protein is MIQFIGKKIKNKKGFTLIELIVVIAILGILAGIAVPRFTGFRQKATDGADRQYAALIGNAITVAMAEGSLIGPVAVVVQTNGTYTVTTAGTGTALTEADSRITNLVAVKPLAGTSTRTVNVTADGVITVTP